GCGCGATCAACAGTTGCTGAGGGGGCGCTGCCCCCTCGGCGCTGGCGCGCCTCACCCCCGGCGTATTTTGCAAGAGAAGAAGCGGCTTGCGCCGACTATGCCCTGCCGGATGCCGCATGGGAAAGGGGTTTTGCAAGGGCGGTGCGGGCAGGGGCGGACGGACCCGCGGGGCGCGGATGGGAACTGGCCGCGCGATCCTCGCGTTGTCCCCGCAACAGGAGAAACGCCATGACCGAGATGCGCACACAGATCGGCGATATGCGCTACAACGCCGCCGAGCAACAGTTCGAGGCCCTCGTGACCTTCCATTCCGATGCCGGGAGGGTCCGGGTTGCCAGCAGTTTCAGGGCCCCGGTGACCACCCAGCCCGACGCCGCGGAGCGGATCCTGGTCTCGCGCGCGCTGGCGCTGCTCGACCGCGAGGGCACGCTGCAGGCACGTACGCCGCCGCTGCCCTCGGAGCGGCAGCGCCGCCCGCGCGAGGCAGAGCCCCGGCGGATGCGTCTCGCCTGGCTGGCGCTGTTCCGCGCCGCCTGAGGCGGGACCTCAGCCGACCGTCGCGCGCTCGTCCATGTAGCCGCGCAGCACGATGCGGAAATGCGGGATCGCGTCCTCGCGCGCGATGAACTCGTCCGGACTCATCATCAGCCAGCCCTCGCCCTCGCCGCCCCAGACGATGTCGCCGCGGCGCTCGGCGGGCAGGTGCGCGGCGTAGTACCAGAGCCCGTCGCGCAGGTGTTCCCAGACCAGCGCCTCGGGCGGAAGCGACAGTCCGACCTCCTCGAGGGTTTCGCGCAGGGCGCAGTCGATGCCGCTCTCGCCGGGCTCGCGCGCACCGCCGGGAAAGTCGAGGTAGCCGGGCCAAGGGATACCCTCGGTGTGGTCGCGGCGCAGGATCAGCAGATCGTCACCGAGAAACAGGATCAGTTTGGCGCCTCTGAACTCCATCATGCCTCCTGGCAATGGCACTGGGGGCCGGGAATGGCCTATACTGCCGAGGTAACACCTGTTGCCGGAATTGCCACCCATGCCCGCGCTCTGCCGCGACTGCCTGACCGAATTCGACCATGGATCGCGCTGCCCGGCCTGTGGCCGCCCGCGGATCGTGCGCCATGACGAGCTCTGGGATCTGTCCATCGCCCACATGGATTGCGATGCGTTCTACGCCACGGTGGAGAAGCGCGAGAACCCCGAGCTGGCCGACAAGCCGGTGATCGTCGGCGGCGGCAAGCGTGGCGTGGTCTCGACCGCCTGCTACATCGCCCGCATCCGTGGCGTGCGCTCGGCCATGCCGATGTTCCAGGCGCTGAAGCTCTGCCCCGACGCGGTGGTGGTCAAGCCGCGCATGGAACTCTACGCAGAGGTCTCGCGGCAGATCCGCGCGCTGATGGAGGAGCTGACCCCGGCGATCGAGCCGCTGTCGCTCGACGAGGCCTTCCTCGACCTTTCCGGCACGGCGCGGCTGCACGGCCATCCGCCCGCGGTGATGATGGCGCGGCTGGTCAAGCGGATGCGCGAGGAGCTGGGGGTAACCGGCTCGGTCGGGCTCTCGCACAACAAGTTCCTCGCCAAGATCGCCTCGGATCTCGACAAGCCGCACGGGTTCTCGGTGATCGGGAGGGCCGAGACCGCGGCCTTCCTCCGGCCGAAGTCGGTGCGGCTGATCTGGGGCGTCGGCATGGCCTCGCAGGAGGCGCTGGAGCGGGCGGGCATCCGCACCTTCGAGGACCTGCTGCGCTGGGAGCAGCGCGACCTCATCGCGCGCTTCGGCTCGATGGGGCAGCGGCTCTGGCACCTCGCGCGCGGCGAGGACACGCGGCGGGTGACGCGCGACGCGCCGATCAAGTCGATCTCGAACGAGACCACTTTCAACGAGGACACCGGCGATCACGACCTGCTCGACGGGCACCTCTGGCGGATGTGCGAGAAGGTCTCGGACCGGGCCAAGGCCAAGGGGCTGGCCGGCCGGGTGGTGACGCTGAAGGTCAAGCGCGCCGATTTCAAGCTGATCACCCGGCGCCAGTCGCTCGACGATCCGACGCAGATGGCCGACCGCATCTACCGCGTGGCGCGCGGCATGCTCGACGGGCTCGAGCGGCAGGGGCCGTGGCGGCTGCTGGGGGCGGGGATTTCCGATCTGGTGCCCGCCGGGCAGGCCGACCGGGGCGGCGACCTGCTCGATCCCGATGCGGGCAGGCGCGCGGCGGCGGAGCGGGCGACGGATGCGATCCGCGCCCGGTTCGGCGATGCGGCGATCGTGAAGGGGCGCGCGCTGCGCTGACGGGACCTAGCTGCCGCGGGTGAGCAGCTCGTCCTCCTCGTCCTCGGGATCGTAGCCGAGCGCCTCGAGCCCGGCCTCGAGGTTGTCGGCAAGGTGCGGCGTGCCGATCAGGTAGTCGGCAGTCGGGGTCGAGGCCTCGGAGAGGGCGGTGCCGTAGGCCTCCTCCCATTCGTCGGCGTCGAAGGCCTCGCGGCCGATCCACATCACCGCGACGAGCGCGGCCTGTTCCTCTTCGCTCATGCGGTCGATGAAGCCGCGCAGCTCGCCCTCGGCCCGGTCGATCTCGCGGGCCATCAGGATCACGGCGGCAACCGTGCGGACGCTGATCTCTTCCATGGCGCGTCTCCTTTCTCGCCCACAGCCTGCCGCAAAGCGTACACCCCGACCTTGATCTGCGACAAGCGGGGCGTGGAGGGCAGGGGGTGCGGAGCGGAGCGCGTCAGTTCGGGAGCGCGAGCGCCCGGCCGAGGAAGTCGAGCGCGCCGTCGGCCAGCTGGTCATGCACCGCCCGGCGCTCGTCGGCGCTGCTGGCGCAGAGCTCGGGATCGCCGCCTTCCTCTTCCAGCAGCTTGGCGCCGTTGGGGGTGCAGCGGGCGAAGAAGTCGTAGGGATCGGCGCCTTCGAGCGGGACCACCTCGATGCCGGTCTGCGCGGCGACGCGCGCCTCGCCCGGCAGCGGCTGGTCGAGGCCGAAGATCCGCACGCTGGCCGCCTGCGGGGCAAGGCTGTCGGTGCGGAACTCGGCAAGGTACTCGGGGGCCACGGCCATCACCGCGCGCACGCGCGGGTCGCGGCGCGGCAGGGTCAGCGCCTGCGGATCGACGCTGGCCGGGTCGATGCCGCCGCTCGCGAACCAGTCGCAGTCGGTCGAGGGATGCGCGGTGAAGCAGTTCCGGACATAGGCGGCCTCGTCGATCATCCCGCCGGCGAGCATCATCGCCGCGGTGCCGCCAAGCGCCACCCCGGCGACCGCGACGCGGCTCTCGTCGATGCGCATCTGCCAGTCGGGATCGCTCAGCAGCAGGTCGAGCGCCTGACCCAGCTCGGCCGGGCGGCGCCAGATCTCGCCAAGCGCCGTGGCCGGGTCGCGCGGGCGCTGGCCGCTCACCTCGGCGACGATGTAGCCGCCCTCGGCAAGCCGCGCCGCCAGCCACGCGCCGCTGTCCTCGGACGAGCGCCGCCCGCCATGCGAGAGCAGCACGAGCGGCAGCTTGCCGGGCATCGGCGAGGCCTCGCGCTGCGCGGGGGTGCCCTCGAAGACGGCGTTGCGGCCGACCAGCTCGGAGGCGCCGCCGCCGGTCTGCGCCGGGTACCAGATGGTCATCGAAACGCCGCGGCCGAAATTCGCGTCGGGACGGATCATGTCGCTGACGCCGACACCGGTCTTGTCGCCCTCGGCGAAGCCGGGAGTCGCGAGCAGAGCCGCAAGAGCGAGGCCTGTCAGGCGGGCAAACATCCGATTTTCCTTGTCGAGTCGAACGAAAAGTCAGGTCTGCCTTGGCAATGGCACGATACGACCCTCGGGCGCCAGATCCTCGAAATCAAAATTGTCGAGTTTTTGGGCACGCCGGCCGGCTTTCTCGGCACTGATGCGGATCTCCGAGAGGTCGCGCGCGGCCATGCCGAAATGGCGGTCGAGGTTCTCGACCCGGTCTTCCAGCCGCTCGATGTCCTGGTGCAGAAGCCCCAGCTCGCGCCGGATCGCCCCGGCCTGCTCGCGCATCCGGGCATCCTTGAGCACCGCGCGCAGCGTGTTGAGCGTGGCCATGCAGGTGGTCGGCGAGACGATCCAGACCCGCAGCGAGAAGCCTTCGCGCACCACCTCGGGGAAGCTGGCGTGCAGCTCGGCATAGACCGCCTCGGAGGGCAGGAACATCAGCGCGGACTCGGCGGTCTCGCCATCGAGGATGTAGCGGTCCGAGATGTCGCGCAGGTGCTTGCGCACCGACATGCGAAAAGCCTGACCGGCGCGCTGCTTCGCTTCGGGCGTGTCGGCGCGGCGCAGCATCTCGTAGGCCTCGAGCGGGAACTTGGCGTCGATGACGATGTGCCCCGGCGGCTCGGGCAACTTGATCAGGCAGTCGGCGCGGCGGCCGTTCGACAGCGTCGCCTGCATCACGTAGCTGTCTGGCGGCAGCGCCTTCGAGACGATGTCGTTGAGCTGGATCTCGCCAAAGGCGCCGCGGGTCTGCTTGTTCGACAGGATGTCCTGCAGCGACAGCACGTCGCCGGAAAGCCGGGTGATGTTCTCCTGCGCCGCGTCGATCGTCTTCAGCCGCTCCTGCAGCTGGCCCAGCGAATGCGCGGTGCGGCGGGCGGTGCCATGCAGGTTCTCGGCCATGTTCTGCTGCACCTGCGCGAGGCGCTTTTCCATCAGTTGCAGCATGGCATTCTGGCTTTTCACCTGCGCCTCGGAGACATGGTGCAGCCCGCCGGCGAGCCGCTCCTGCCCTTCCGACAGCGCCTGCACCCGCTGCGACAGCTGGCTGAGCGGGTAGCCGAGCCGGGCGGCGCGGTTCGAGGCGCGGATCGACATGATGAGCAGCAGCGCAAGCAGGGCGACGCCCGCGGCGGCCCAGAGGCGCGGGTCATCGACGGCGATGCTCTGCCCGGCGATCTCGATCATGTGCGGCCGAACAGCCTCTCGATGTCCGACAGCTTCAGCTCGACATAGGTGGGGCGGCCGTGGTTGCACTGGCCGGAATGCGGCGTCGCCTCCATCTCGCGCAGGAGGGCGTTCATCTCCTCGGCGCGCATCCGGCGACCCGAGCGGATCGAGCCGTGGCAGGCGACGCGGCTGAGGATCGCCTCGAGCTTTTCCTGCACCAGCTGCGAGCTGCCGTAATCCGCCAGCTCGTCGAGGATGTCGCGGATCAGCGCCTCGGCATTCACCTCGCCAAGGATCGCGGGAGTCTCGCGCACCGCCAGCGCGCCGCCGCCGAAGGGCTCGATCGAGAGACCCATGTGCGCCAAATCCTCGGCGATGTCGAGCAGGCGCGACTGGTCGTCCTGCGACAGCTCGACGATCTCGGGGATCAGCAGCGCCTGCGCCGCGACGCCGCGCTCGGCCATCTGGCGCTTGAGCTTTTCATAGACCAGCCGCTCGTGCGCGGCGTGCTGGTCGACGATGACGATGCCGGTCTCGGTCTGGGCGATGATGTAGTTCTCGTGCACCTGACCCCGCGCCGCGCCGAGCGGCAGGTGCGCGGCCTCGGGCGCCTCGGGCATGTCCTCGACCACGCGGCCGGACCAGCTGCCGCCCATCTCGGCGAAGCCCTGCGCCTGCGGGATGCGCGGCGGGGCGGGGACGAAATTGGGGTCGGGCGCCTGCGCAGCATAGGCTGCGCTGCGCGCCCCGGCCGAGGGGCGGTCCATCTGGTAGACGCGCGGGCTGGCGACCCCCTCGGGGCGCGCGCCAAGCGGCGCGCCGCCGCCATAGGCGCCGAAGCTGCTCTCGCGCGGCAGCTCGGAGGGGACCTGCGCCGACTCGATGGGGCGGAAGTCGTGCCGCACCTCGGGGCGCAGCGCGGCCAGCGTGTCGGCCGCCACGGTGCTCGAGGCGCGGTGCCCGGCCCCGGCCAGCGCGTGGCGCAGCGCCGAGACGATGAGCCCGCGCACCAGCCCCGGCTCGCGGAAGCGCACCTCGGATTTCGCCGGGTGCACGTTGACGTCCACCAGATGCGGGTCGCAGTCGACGAAGAGCGCCACCGCCGGGTGCCGGTCGCGGCTCAGGTAATCGGCATAGGCCCCGCGCAGCGCGCCGAAGAGCAGCTTGTCCTGCACCGGGCGGCCGTTGACGAAGAGGTGCTGCGCAACCGAGGAACCGCGCGAATAGGTCGGCAGCGCCGCGTAGCCGGTGAGCCGGAAGCCGTCGCGCTCGGCGTCGATGGCCAGCGCGTTGTTGGTGAACTCGGCGCCCAGCACCTGCGCAAGCCGGCCTCTCAATGCGTCGAAGAGATCGCCCGAGACCGCGTCGGCACGGAAGCTCACCCGGTCCTTGCCGCCCGAGACGTCGCGCAGGGTGAAGCCGACCGAGGGCTCGGCCATGGCCAGCCGCTTCATCACGTCCGAGACCGACATCATCTCGGCCCGATCGGTGCGCAGGAACTTCAGCCGGGCCGGTGTGGCGAAGAAGAGATCGCGCAGGGTGACCACGGTGCCGGGGTTCAGCGCCGCCGGTTTCACCGCGCCCATCTGACCGCCCGACACGGCGATCTCGGCCCCGTCCTGCCCGGCGATGCGGCTCTGGATGGTCAGCCGCCCCACCGCACCGAGCGAGGGCAGCGCCTCGCCGCGGAAGCCGAAGCTGTGGATGTTCAGCAGGTCCGAGCCGTCGATCTTCGATGTGGCATGGCGCGACAGCGCCAGCGGCAGCTCGTCGGGACCCATGCCGCAGCCGTCGTCGCTGACCCGGATCAGCGTCTTGCCGCCGTCGGCGATCTCGACCGTGACACGGGTGGCGCCGGCGTCGATGGCGTTCTCGACCAGCTCCTTGACCGCAGAGGCCGGGCGCTCGACCACCTCGCCGGCGGCGATGCGGTTGATCGCGGCCTCGTCGAGCTGTCGAATGACGGGACGCATATTGGGGCTGTGGGTGTTCATGCCACCATACCTAGCAGGGATTTCGCGATTCTGGAACGGATTGCGCCGGGGCGGCGCGGTGCGGTCAGTCCGCCGCCAGCGGGGCCGCCCTGCCGCCCGAGACCTCTAGCGCATCACCGGGGGTGACCACCACCATCAATCCGCGCCGTCCGCCGTTCAGCACGATGCGCTCTGCCGCCATGGCGCTCGACTCGAAGGCGGTGGGCACGCGCTTCTTCTGCCCGAAGGGGCTGATCCCGCCGGTGTGCATCCCGGTCAGCCGTTCGGCCTTGGCAGGGTCCATCATCTGCGCCGACTTGCCGCCGAAGGCGCTGGCGACCCGCTTCATCGACAGCGACCCGCCCGACGGGAGCACGGCGCAGCAGGGCTTGCCGTCGACCTCGACCATCAGCGTCTTGAGCACCTTTTCCGGGTCCCAGCCGATCGCCTCGGCGGCGTGCAGGCCGATCTGCGCCTGCCCTGAGACGTAGTCGTATTCCAGCAGCTCGAACTCCACCTTGGCGCGCGTCAGCGCCTGCGTGGCCGGTGTGCCCTTGCTCATCCCCGATACCCCATCTGCCGGTCGATCCACGCGAGGATGACCGCCACCACCCGCGCCTGCTCTTTCTCGCTCAGCGCGCGCCCCGCCGCCAGCCCGTGCCATTTGGCAAGGCAGCCCCGGCAGCAGGTCGCCGTGGCATGCTGCGCGACGAAGACCGGGTGGCCGCGCATCGGTGTCTGCTTGCCGTCGTTCTTCGGCTGCGCCGGGGCGAGCCTCTCGGCGATGAAATCCCGCGCGTGCGACAGGATCACGTCGCGGCCCTTCTCGTCGGCATAGGCGCGCTCCTTCGGGCCGAGCCGGAAACGGCTGCGGAATGGCGAGCGGGCCAGCCGGTCGAAGAGCAGACCCGAGGCGCTCATTCCATGCTCTCGATATAGGTGCGCACCGCGTCCTGCACGTGGCGGAACCGGTCGCCGCCGAGGTGCTTGCCGCCGTACCAGCGGGTGACCACGATGATGTGGTCCTTCAGCCCCTCGCGCTCGAGCATGCGCAGGATCACCATGCCCGCGCCGCTCTCGCCGTCATCGTTCTTGATCGGCGCCTCGTCCGTCAGCAACCCCCAGGTGTTGTGCGTGGCCTTGGCGAACTTCTTGTTGCGCTTGAGCTCCTTGAGGAAGGCCTTGGCCTCTTCCTCCGAGGCGCAGGGCCCGCCCGAGACGGCGTATTTCGAGCCGCGGTCGCTTATGATGTTCTCGAGAATGCGCATGCCAGAGGCGTAAGCCGCGCCGCGCCAGCGCGCAAGCCTTCAGCCCGCGCGGTAGCCTCGCTCGATCTCCAGCAGCCGCTGCTTGCGCCAGAGCCCGCCGCCGTAGCCGGTGAGCGAGCCGTCGGCGCCGATCACCCGGTGGCAGGGGATCACCAGCGCGATCTGGTTGGCGCCGTTGGCCTGGGCCACCGCCCGCGTCGCCGTGGGCCGCCCCAGC
The Salipiger sp. H15 DNA segment above includes these coding regions:
- the mutL gene encoding DNA mismatch repair endonuclease MutL, producing the protein MNTHSPNMRPVIRQLDEAAINRIAAGEVVERPASAVKELVENAIDAGATRVTVEIADGGKTLIRVSDDGCGMGPDELPLALSRHATSKIDGSDLLNIHSFGFRGEALPSLGAVGRLTIQSRIAGQDGAEIAVSGGQMGAVKPAALNPGTVVTLRDLFFATPARLKFLRTDRAEMMSVSDVMKRLAMAEPSVGFTLRDVSGGKDRVSFRADAVSGDLFDALRGRLAQVLGAEFTNNALAIDAERDGFRLTGYAALPTYSRGSSVAQHLFVNGRPVQDKLLFGALRGAYADYLSRDRHPAVALFVDCDPHLVDVNVHPAKSEVRFREPGLVRGLIVSALRHALAGAGHRASSTVAADTLAALRPEVRHDFRPIESAQVPSELPRESSFGAYGGGAPLGARPEGVASPRVYQMDRPSAGARSAAYAAQAPDPNFVPAPPRIPQAQGFAEMGGSWSGRVVEDMPEAPEAAHLPLGAARGQVHENYIIAQTETGIVIVDQHAAHERLVYEKLKRQMAERGVAAQALLIPEIVELSQDDQSRLLDIAEDLAHMGLSIEPFGGGALAVRETPAILGEVNAEALIRDILDELADYGSSQLVQEKLEAILSRVACHGSIRSGRRMRAEEMNALLREMEATPHSGQCNHGRPTYVELKLSDIERLFGRT
- a CDS encoding NUDIX domain-containing protein; amino-acid sequence: MMEFRGAKLILFLGDDLLILRRDHTEGIPWPGYLDFPGGAREPGESGIDCALRETLEEVGLSLPPEALVWEHLRDGLWYYAAHLPAERRGDIVWGGEGEGWLMMSPDEFIAREDAIPHFRIVLRGYMDERATVG
- the rmuC gene encoding DNA recombination protein RmuC, yielding MIEIAGQSIAVDDPRLWAAAGVALLALLLIMSIRASNRAARLGYPLSQLSQRVQALSEGQERLAGGLHHVSEAQVKSQNAMLQLMEKRLAQVQQNMAENLHGTARRTAHSLGQLQERLKTIDAAQENITRLSGDVLSLQDILSNKQTRGAFGEIQLNDIVSKALPPDSYVMQATLSNGRRADCLIKLPEPPGHIVIDAKFPLEAYEMLRRADTPEAKQRAGQAFRMSVRKHLRDISDRYILDGETAESALMFLPSEAVYAELHASFPEVVREGFSLRVWIVSPTTCMATLNTLRAVLKDARMREQAGAIRRELGLLHQDIERLEDRVENLDRHFGMAARDLSEIRISAEKAGRRAQKLDNFDFEDLAPEGRIVPLPRQT
- a CDS encoding DUF3775 domain-containing protein, producing the protein MEEISVRTVAAVILMAREIDRAEGELRGFIDRMSEEEQAALVAVMWIGREAFDADEWEEAYGTALSEASTPTADYLIGTPHLADNLEAGLEALGYDPEDEEDELLTRGS
- a CDS encoding DUF4186 domain-containing protein, whose product is MSASGLLFDRLARSPFRSRFRLGPKERAYADEKGRDVILSHARDFIAERLAPAQPKNDGKQTPMRGHPVFVAQHATATCCRGCLAKWHGLAAGRALSEKEQARVVAVILAWIDRQMGYRG
- a CDS encoding YigZ family protein, with amino-acid sequence MRILENIISDRGSKYAVSGGPCASEEEAKAFLKELKRNKKFAKATHNTWGLLTDEAPIKNDDGESGAGMVILRMLEREGLKDHIIVVTRWYGGKHLGGDRFRHVQDAVRTYIESME
- a CDS encoding DNA polymerase IV — protein: MPALCRDCLTEFDHGSRCPACGRPRIVRHDELWDLSIAHMDCDAFYATVEKRENPELADKPVIVGGGKRGVVSTACYIARIRGVRSAMPMFQALKLCPDAVVVKPRMELYAEVSRQIRALMEELTPAIEPLSLDEAFLDLSGTARLHGHPPAVMMARLVKRMREELGVTGSVGLSHNKFLAKIASDLDKPHGFSVIGRAETAAFLRPKSVRLIWGVGMASQEALERAGIRTFEDLLRWEQRDLIARFGSMGQRLWHLARGEDTRRVTRDAPIKSISNETTFNEDTGDHDLLDGHLWRMCEKVSDRAKAKGLAGRVVTLKVKRADFKLITRRQSLDDPTQMADRIYRVARGMLDGLERQGPWRLLGAGISDLVPAGQADRGGDLLDPDAGRRAAAERATDAIRARFGDAAIVKGRALR
- a CDS encoding aminoacyl-tRNA deacylase — encoded protein: MSKGTPATQALTRAKVEFELLEYDYVSGQAQIGLHAAEAIGWDPEKVLKTLMVEVDGKPCCAVLPSGGSLSMKRVASAFGGKSAQMMDPAKAERLTGMHTGGISPFGQKKRVPTAFESSAMAAERIVLNGGRRGLMVVVTPGDALEVSGGRAAPLAAD